The Carassius auratus strain Wakin chromosome 30, ASM336829v1, whole genome shotgun sequence region TTTATATGTGTAACGTTTATGTCAATCAGCTATATTCCagtatgcatttttataatttgctGTGCTTGTTActattcttggtgtttttgtaaaCAGtgacaaataagtaaataaataatagtttttaaatcaAATGCATGGTGATATGATGTCAAGAAGAAGGTGCTGGGAGATGGTCAGTTGGCCTACATGATTAACATATTTATGTGCTATAACTTCCTATTAAAAGTTACGATATGCCTATTACCAAAGGTCCTGTCCAAAAACCCTCAGCAGTGCCATGGATCGTTTGGTACTTTGTGGCAATGTACTTTAGCTAAACTTTTCTTTGTGTacaggaacaaaattaatgaaaaacaGAATGGAAACACAGGCCACGTCCATCCCCTATATCGGTTACTTCAACGATTactagtgtgtgcgtgtgtgtgtgtatacaaaagGAGGCACAGTGGAAAGGGAAACACAGCAGAGACTATTTTAACCAGATTAAGAAAAGGACCAAGTAAGTAGTAAATAGTACGCTTTAAATGACAGGAAACACCCAACCGGACTTTGTGATCATTGCCATATACCTGGACGTGTATTAAAGAACATAATTTACTGGAATGCAGTTGGGACGGACAcagaattaaatatttgatttgtgtttttgaCTAAAACGGGactaaataatatgaaaaaacaaGATGCTGTGCATGGGAAGTAACTAGCTCTGGACCAGACGATGGCGGTAACGCAACACTAAAGGATGCAAGCTGTCGGTAAAACCAAAAGAAGAAGTagtagtttgtgtttgtgtgtacgtcATGCGTCAGACATCGTACGTCCTCGTACGTCACAGTTCATACGTTGAGCTGTCATGGCTGCCTCCGTAGACAACATGTCTGAGCAGCATAAAACACGaatttcatattatattactGTGTAGGTTTCATTTCAGCCGTCGAGACAGTTTGGAGAGTCGCAGATATGCTCATGTGTTAATTATATTATGTGATGTTAAGTATTGGAAGCGGTGTGTCAAATAAATTCGAGAGGATTTTTCCATCATTGAGTGTGAGTATTATTGAATTCACCTCCAAACAAAACAAGAGTACAGAATGCTTTAGTATCATATAGTAGTACAATTAACTTTATATgtttcatatacatatattaatttacCATTGTGTTTACAAGGTGCACCATGATACCTCAGACCAAAAGTCATGTGAATATTACTTTGTAAATTTGATTaccatatatatgtatttattgtttttacatgCTTCTCCAAGGTACGTAAGAGAATACCAGATATAAACTACCATGATGAATGCTAccgtgcataaataaaaaaaataaaaaatgtataatcatGCTTATGCCATATTTCATGTTAGTATTGGATTAATTTCACGAAAATTCAGCATTGGAATAAAGTATTTCAGAGTTTATGTTGGAATTCTGTGTTTTATGCAGGTGACTGTCATAATGGCATTAGTCAGCCTTCGCTCCTGTGGCCGTCGTGGTTTTCAGCTGGGTCTCCGTGCATATGCCACTCGATCAGTTAGCACCCCAAGAAAGCGTGAGCAGCGAGATGACACCCCCGTGTTCCAGTATGTGGGGCAGCACAGGAAGCCCCAAGGGAAGGTGTTTGTGTGGGGCTTCAGCTACACTGGAGCTTTAGGGATCCCTAGCTTTGTAGTGCCAGACAGTGGAAGAAAAAAGCCCAGGAAGTACCAGCTCACACCTTACCGCCTGGATACTGAACAGAAGGTGATGTTCTACCCTAACTTAAACAAAGAAAGTACCAAAAAATGCGAGAAAtgtgataaatattttaaaaactgccgttcaaaagtttagggttgttaatatttatttattgttttgaagaagtcttatatatttgcatttttttttgttacaaatacaataaaaatagcattattctgaaatattattacaaagctGCTACAaatattcagcagccattgctctaGTCTTTAGTGAAGTATTGCTTAATATGTTTGCGGGAACCTTGATGTGTGTTAtagaattctttaatgaatagaaagttcaaaaagacattttagatattagaaatcttttgtatcattataaatgtttttactgccaCTCTTGATCAATAGAATATGACCTGGCcaaaaaaatgccttttttatgGTCGTATATGTTATGTTTGCATTTTGGTAGATTTCCTCAGCAGCCTGTGGATATGGCTTCACCCTATTGGCATCTAATAGCAGAGATCTGACCAAATTGTGGGGCATGGGCCTTAACAAAGACTCCCAGCTGGGCTTTCAGCGTACTCAACATGACCGACGTAAGAAACCCCAAAATACCATTGCACTCTACTGTCAGTAACTCATGTGCCCATGGTAAAGCATTTCCAACAGTGGTTTGAAATAACTACCACAAAATAATTGCAAGGTACTACACTAGCAGTTTCGTGACAGGTTTTTGTTGGGAAGTAGGGTTGTTACAGTAccattttttcttctctgttcttctCTGATGGTAGCTAATGTGAAAATGTTCTTCAGCACTTCCTTTTGAACATGCCATGGGAAGATTTATGTAGTGGCCGTTAATGATCCATTCAGTTCCTCTTTAAAGTAATGAGCTGCAAACCGAATCTACTAATTAACAAGCAAGATTTTCGCCAAGAACATTCCTAAATCAGCTGCTTTGTCTTGTGTTTGCAGATAAGAGTTACGACTATGTCCTGGAAGCGTCTCCGGTGTCTCTTCCGCTGGTGAACCCTCAGGAGACACGAGTGCTGCAGGTCTCATGTGGACGTGCTCACTCACTAGTGCTCACAGACTCTGAGGGAGGTCAGCAAACACTATAACCTCTCTGCCATGTATTGTCATTATAAAGCACCTTTCTGTAGCGCAAGGTGTTCTCAGTTGTATTTATAGGTGCTCAGATTCTATATGAAGTAAATCAATTTCAAATGCTGTAGTGTGATGAGTCCTtcatgtctctctttctctctcattagTTTTCAGCATGGGTAATAATGCTTATGGGCAGTGTGGGAGGAAGATTGTGGAGGATGAAGTGTACAGGTTTGTCCTTCAGCAGTATTTTTCACCAAAGGACTTACCAAAGCATGATGgggaaatgctgtttttgtgggtTTATGATTTGAGCAGTAACATTAGAGACAATACTATCAACTCAAATACTAACCATTTTATCCAAGAAGAGCATGAAATGTACTCAGGTTTCATTATTTGCTAATAATCTTTCTGAGCATAAAGCTTAAGCTgcttttattgaaatgttattaGAGAATGGTAATCCTTTCTTCTGTTTCCTGCAGTGGCAGTCATGTTGTTCACAAGATTGAGGGCTTTGACAGTCGAGTCACCCAGGTATGTGATGATGACCTACTGTACTTTAGCATGATACAGTATATTGATGGATTCATAGTTGATGGTAAATGCAACAATATCAACATCTAAATACATTTCTTACAGACCTAACATTCTTAGTAGTTCTAATAATTCCTAATCTAGTTTTCTACTCGAATTCTTTTGATGGAAACTCACAGTTATAAAATTTAAATTCCTCTTGTGTCTTTTCAactcaaaatcaaaataattaatcaccCTATAAAAATGTGGGGGTTATATTCAAACACAATTAAGCAGTTTCAActagataataaatgtttcttgaatagcaaggcagcatattaaaatgatttctgatgcatcatgtgacactgaagaattaaGTAATAGTTGCTAAAAAAAtatagctttgccatcatagaaaaaaataaaacgatattaaatatattattaaattagaaaacaccttttttataatgtattttattaatgtggCATTTATGTACATAAGACTCTTCTTTcagaaacttttgaatggcagtattaaatagtattttacATAAAGACTATAAAAACTGATTTATGGACCATTAAGATTTCTGTGCATTGTGACTCCTACTCAGATATTGAAAATAGAAATGtgatcattattataaaaaaaaaatggtattaaaATTGTAAAGTACATTTGTCAAAAAACATTTGATAGTATACCATATCATACATTTTGTgtaacatttattgatttattattttctttaggaAAATGAACATGATGACTTACGAGTTGATTACATGAATTTCCTAGCATTAGGATAATGAGAATTTGATGTTAAATGTGTTTAGTTACTCAAAGtggtggttgattgcgattttcacatttttaacgttagtaagtttgtaatgttgctgtttgagaatAAActatatctgcaaagttgcagcactgaaagttcaatgcaaacggagatatcatcttttaaaattctggccaTTTAATGTCTACAAAAACAGCTGGTAAGGGACTACAACGAGCTTCTTCCCGGGTCTGTtacatcacaaacccagataaaccccacCCCCGGGAACACACAACAAAGGGGGCGaggccatgttgtgctgctttagagaagaggaagagaaaactaggggtgcaTGTAAAAATCTGTGCATATGAATCGCGATTCTGTCTTCTAACGATTCTAATGGATTTACAAGTTTCAAAACCAGTtttctaaagcagcggttctcaatcctGTTCCTCGCGCCACCCtgtctgcatctctctctctctcattcagattGTCAGATAAGCTCCAACAAACTGttcatttatacacttattttcatgGATGCACGTATGGTTGCtgtgctgtattaaagctttaatcagaataaaaccatatattaaaaGCTATATATTTCATCTGTCCTGCTCCTCTCGTCCTGTAGGTGGCTTGTGGGCAGGATCACAGTCTGTTTCTCACAGACAGAGGCTCAGTGTATGCCTGTGGGTGGGGTGCAGATGGACAAACAGGTTAGTTTCACCATTCATCTGtcattgtttcttttcttttagacCCTCTTTTTGTTCCACTCCATTATGAAACTCTCCTTTAGGCATTTTCCCAAAATTGTATCCAGAAAACAGTCGGTGACTCACGGCTCTTACTTGTACACTTTAGACCATGTGACCCTTCCCTCAGGATTAATGTCTCTGGTATGTATTTTAAGGCCTGGGCCATCACAACAAGGCCTCCTGTCCTGTACCTGTCGGAGGAGATCTGGCTGGGGTCAAAGTTCAGCAGGTGGCCACATATGGAGACTGTAGTTTGGCCGTGTCCACAGACGGGCAGGTTTTTGGTTGGGGAAACTCTGAGTACCTGCAGCTTGCCTCTGTCACTGAGGCCACACAGGTAAAGAGCACAACTGGCAAACGGATACCAGTGATTGTTCACCGTCACAGAAGTAACACTTAAGGAGTTTCATATGTAAAATATAGTCAAAGTGCAACAATGACAGGCTGAGCAGCTCATTTGCAAAGTCTGATTTTCAGATTAGCTCTCCACGGCTGCTGGCCCTGAGGGGTGTGGGTCGAGTCAGACAGGCGGCATGTGGAGGAACACAGGTGGCTGTGCTGAACGGTAAGATTACACTCTTATTCAGGCAAGCAACTCTTCAGTTTACTGGAACAATTCAGTgcacttaaaaagaaaaagaccTAAAATACTATGGTGCTCTCTGAAGTACAATGTAAATTGTTCCTGAATATGGTAAATAgcacaattaatattttatgttaagTACTTTgactaaacaaaaatgataaatgttgccaTAGCAACTAGCTAAACTTATACAAGTTAATATTGTATTTCAATTGATGAAAATGTTTAGTTCTGGTTGTAGTTAAAGTATTTTCAAGGGGATAAGCATAAACCTGgtttattttagcttttaatttttaagtttagtttatataatgtacaaaatatatttaattaatatcaataCAGTAATATGAGGTAATATATTCAAACCTAGTGTTAACACTTGATACCATAAACAATCATTGTACTTTAGTGCTTTACCAACTGTGTGtgtatacaggtccttctcaaaaaatttgcatattgtgaaaaagttcattattttccataatgtaatgataaaaattaaaccttcatattttagtttcattgcacaccaactgaaatatttcaggtcttttattgttttaatactgatgattttggcatacagctcatgaaaacccaaaattccaattccaatctcaaaaaattagcatatttcatccgaccaataaaagaaaagtgtttttaatacaaaaaaaagtcaaccttcaaataattatgttcgttatgcactcaatacttggtcgggaatccttttgcagaaatgactgcttcaatgcggcgtggcatggaggcaatcagcctgtggcactgctgaggtgttatggaggcccaggatgcttcgatagcgaccttaagctcatccagagtgttgggtcttgcgtctctcaactttctcttcacaatatcccacagattctctatggggatcacgtcaggagagttggcaggccaattgagcacagtaataccatggtcagtaaaccatttaccagtggttttggcactgtgagcaggtgccaggtcgtgctaaaaaacgaaatcttcatctccataaagcttttcagcagatggaagcatgaagtgctccaaaatctcctgatagctagctgcattgaccctgcccttgataaaacacagtggaccaacaccagcagctgacatgccaccccagaccatcactgactgtgggtacttgacactggacttcaggcattttgccatttccttctccccagtcttcctccagactctggcaccgagtctgatttccgaatgacatgcaaaatttgctttcatctgaaaaaagtactttggaccactgatcaacagtccagtgctgcttctctgtagcccatttcctgcacacgcctgtgcacggtggctctggatgtttctactccagactcagtccactgcttcgcaggtcccccaaggtctggaatcggtccttctccacagtcttcctcagggtccggtcacctcttctcgttgtgcagccttttttgccacactttttacttcccactgaggtgccttgatacagcactctgggaacagcctattcgttcagaaatttctttctgtgtcttaccctctcgcttgagggtgtcaatgatggccttcattggcagtcttacccatgattgcggttttgagtaatgaaccaggctgggagtttttaaaagcctcaggaatcttttgcagttgtttagagttaattagttgattcagatgattaggttaatagctcgtttagagaaccttttcatgatatgctaattttttgagataggaattttgggttttcatgagctgtatgccaaaatcatcagtattaaaacaataaaagacctgatatatttcagttggtgtgcaattaatctaaaatatatgaaagttaaatttttatcattacattatggaaaagaatgaacttatatatatatatatatatatatatatatatatatatatgtatgtatatatatgtatatatatatatatatgaattaatattttatatgcatattttatagATAAAGTGGTTACATGGTTTGTCATTATCATAATTGAAAATGCTCAAtggattttaatatttgaatgcaCAATTGTTGAACCTGCTGTACTGGACAGTGTTGAAAATCGTAAATTGTTGCTTTGAATGATCTTTTCTTTGCAATGCTTatgtaacaaattaaataactCAATCTCTGTAGAGGAAGGAGAAGTGTTTGTTTGGGGTTTTGGAATCCTGGGAAAAGGCCCGAAACTTTCCGAGTCTGCTATCCCAGAAAGAGTGCCAGCCACGTTTTTTGGGAGGTCAGAGTTCAACCCTACAGTGAAGGTCTCGTCCATCCGCTGTGGACTCAATCACTTTGCAGCTATCACAGGTAATCTACAGTCAGAGTTATTgactatgattattattatgaggTTCTCCTGAAGTGATTTTAAATGTGCTCTCATGCAGGATACTGTTAATGTTCTTTCTCCTAAAAACACCTGCTACAAATGCTTGCATAACCATGGGGTATTAAATCCAGTCTGGTCCCTGGCTAACATCCACGTAAATAGAAGGCTGAGTTATTTACTCCATGAATATTGTTTTCAGATCGAAGTGAGCTGTTTGTTTGGGGTAAGAATATGAGAGGATGTCTCGGCATTGGAAAACACGATGACCAGTATTTTCCATGGAGGGTAAGAAACCAAAAACATTGCATTCTTTCTTTTAACACGAGAAACTGTAGATTGCAGAGCTTGGGCTGCCAGTTGAATTTTTGACcaatattattacataaaatgctgtttaattattataatgaatcACAGCTAATCACAAAGATCAAAATTTACTTAGAAAAGCTCCCAATGAACAATTTCAACTCATTGCATGACGTGAAAACATTgaatagacaaaaaatgtatactttttgttAATTGTAGTAAATTAACAGAACTATATGCAGTATAGTTAGTtgttaatctgttttttttttatgctaatgCTCGTCATTTGCTCATTTGTGTTAGGTGACCGTGCCAGGCCATGTGACGGATGTTGCATGTGGTGTTGACCACATGGTGGCGCTTGTCAGATCAATCATATGAGACTGTCAAGGCAAATTCGTACTATTATTTCAGGCACTTCAGCGAACACCATCAGAATGCCACGTTTCATTATTTCTCCAGAACCTTTGGACTTGTTACAGGCCCTCACTCAGGAGTCTTCCTGTCTCTGCATCAAGCCTTTAAGGCTGTACTTAAGGTAACAAGGAAATGTGACACCTCCTCTGCTGTTGACAGTGCTGACCTCAAAAATAGACATGAGTCTAACTGCTAAATAACTCAAGACCTCTTAATGAGTCTTATGTTGGCTACTTGGACATTTTGGAAGTTTGCTCTAAATAATAAATTGTCAGCACCTGAGGTGGACACCGTGTTCAAACTGTGCTGTTTCAATATCTGCTTGTCTTGTTTAAAATCACACTGAATGgaaaacaatttatataaaaactgtacatttacgtgaaaagtatatttaaattaaaatgcatatggCTTTACTGTGCCGTGAGAGGTTTTTGGCAAAGCACTTCCCATCTTTTTAAAACTGCTACAATTTGAGTAATGAATTATCTATCAATGCATTTGTTATTACTGGATAAGAAACAacctatatgtgaccctggactacaaaaagTCTTAAGTTATgggagtatatttgtagcaatagccaacaaaatgtcaaaattatttttatgccaaaaaccattaggatattaggattatgttccatgaaaaaaatttgattgtaatatgcattgctaagaacttctttCGGACAacattaaaggtgattttctttgtattttttgtaaatattcaaatatcaaattttcaaatattgtcctctcctcacaaaccatacatcaatggaaagcttgtttaaTCAGCTTTCGGATGATGTAgaaatctcaattaaaaaaaaagtacccttatgactggttttatggtTCAGGGTCATATAGAATAGATGGATGGAtcacatatattataaaataaaatagttaaaactaaactaaataatggTCTCAAAAGAAGTGGCTTGCCAGTTTTGTTAATTGAGCACGTACTAGATGATTCAATATTTTAGAGCATaaccaattaaataataataaaagaaaattctaAAGGATGGTTGTTTTTCAGgcctaaaaaaatcatttatattatatataaattaattgctTTTAGGTGggtgcaaaaatgtataaatataaaggaGAAGCAACTTATAAGGGatcattttaaaagtatgctTTTGGAGGCCTTAAATGAAGACTTAAAAAAGTACACTtggtcttaaagggggggtgaaatgctatttcatgcatactgagttttttacactgttaaagagttggattcccatgctaaacatggacaaaagtttcaaaaattaagttgtacgtttgaatatagtaaaactaaatactttttggagttatgaaagatgcagtactactctataggttatcaagattaacaggatattgagtgaaaacgagcatttcaccccccctttaagccacTTCAGGGAcagaacataaaatattaaaggggggggggggtgaaatgctcgttttcactcaataccctgttaatcttgagtacgtatagagtagtactgcatccttcataactccaaaaagtctttagttttattatattcataagagaaagatagtctgtaccgatttttcccggaaaaacacgaccgactggaggcgtgatgtgtgggcggagctaaagaatcacgagcgccagtaggcttttgcgttgagagcatgtggaaactgtgacattaccgtgaggacaaaaccaaccaaaacaaaccatggctaacagtcagattcagcgtatatttatgatccagaatcagatcccgaggctgaaactgaacgagagcagcagcagcaacgactcgctccgagcggggctcgaacccgggtctccggcatgggaggggacgcactaacaaggaggcagagatattttaagcagttttactcaccgcctgtggttccaacacacgaccgtgaccctttttcgttgggattgcatcatccttaagaaataaacgatgtgcaaatccggcgtcaaactgggccttgtttgtaaaacaagcatcttcgaaatgcagggaacaaacaaaaacacttgcacaactctgttgatgctctgtaaaaataaactccatccactggtcccttaatgctgttttttttggtaatctgtgtagggttgtcttgccctggcaaccaaaaacacacttctttcgcgacgctctcgctctgatcagtgaatgtctctgctctcagtgctctgctatacgggagcgcgcgctcttgcggcagacgtgccctaggacccatataaggaaattccgctccatctaacgtcacacagagccatactcgaaaaaaactttccgaaacttgtgacaaaccggaaggagtattttgggaacagaaatactcctttaaacgtacaacttaatttttgaaactttgtccatgtttagcatgggaatccaactctttaacagtgtaaaaaactcagtatgcatgaaatagcatttcaccccccccccctttaaattgaAGCTCTTGTATCCTTCAAATTCAAGTACATGCTATACTTGTACCAAACTGTACTGAGAGATCACATAAGATTATAGTACCAATTATAAAGCAGTATACATTCTGTGGGAAAAGGGAAAAGTTGAAAGTCCCCCTCTTAAATGTGCAAATATAAAGG contains the following coding sequences:
- the rcc1l gene encoding RCC1-like G exchanging factor-like protein, which codes for MLSIGSGVSNKFERIFPSLSVTVIMALVSLRSCGRRGFQLGLRAYATRSVSTPRKREQRDDTPVFQYVGQHRKPQGKVFVWGFSYTGALGIPSFVVPDSGRKKPRKYQLTPYRLDTEQKISSAACGYGFTLLASNSRDLTKLWGMGLNKDSQLGFQRTQHDRHKSYDYVLEASPVSLPLVNPQETRVLQVSCGRAHSLVLTDSEGVFSMGNNAYGQCGRKIVEDEVYSGSHVVHKIEGFDSRVTQVACGQDHSLFLTDRGSVYACGWGADGQTGLGHHNKASCPVPVGGDLAGVKVQQVATYGDCSLAVSTDGQVFGWGNSEYLQLASVTEATQISSPRLLALRGVGRVRQAACGGTQVAVLNEEGEVFVWGFGILGKGPKLSESAIPERVPATFFGRSEFNPTVKVSSIRCGLNHFAAITDRSELFVWGKNMRGCLGIGKHDDQYFPWRVTVPGHVTDVACGVDHMVALVRSII